The sequence ctgtggcagtgatttccaccattctgtcctccaggtcatttatcagTTCTTATACCTCAGTTATTCAATTGATTCCTTCCAGTGTATTATTAATCTCTGGTTGTTTGTTCTTTagctcttctaggtctttggtaaacatttcttgcatcttctccagttttcccaagatcctggatcatcttcactatcattattctgaattcgtTTTCCAGAACATTGCCTGTCTCCACCTCATTTAGTTGTTTTCCTGGGATTTTATCTTGtgccttcatctgggacataactttcttttcatcttgatTAATGTTCTGTAATACGgtttttgttttagtcactgTGGGATtgtgcttcttttttcttcttctgtctgccctctgacagatgaggctaagaggcttttggaggcttcctgatgggagggaatGGCTGTGGGAAAAACTGGCTCTTGCTccggtgggcagggccttgctcaacTTTTAGTGTCTGTTCTTTCCTCTATTGTTTTCTAGTCTTAATGTCCTCTCTCTGCTTCATTCTCTTCTATTGCTTTCCATCTGCTAGCTTTAGGTTTAGCTTGTTCTTTTtctacatacatacacagacacacacctatggctgattcatgttgaggtttgacagaaaacaacaaaattctgtaacgcaattatctttcaatacaaaaataaaaagaaaggggttaaaaacaaaaaaaagcaaggaTTAATACTTTCtggaagaatccaccttcaattcAGAACTCAAAGAATTTTCTGACAGGACACCAAGTTAAATGGGTTCAATGTAAGGGAGAAAAAAGCTCACAAAACATACTGAGAAGGACATCACTATTAGAGCCAGCAGGAATAAAAGGCCTCAGATCCACAAAAACTGTGGGTACTGGAATTAACATAAATGTGAAACTAACAAATCTCTAAGAAAACgtaataaaaataaagggaaagcaTAAACTAGTATTAATGATAAAAAGGTGCTGCAGAAACTGATTAGCTTACAAGAGAATATTTTGAACTTTATACCAAAATCTTACAAAAAGATGAAATACACAATTCGTAGAAACCTGCAACtgattttaaatatgaataatactgaaacattaaaaaaaaaaaaagaaaatcgggTCTTcactcatggtccagtggttaagactcaatgctcccaatgcaggtttAATAGCTGGTTAGGGAATGagagcccgcatgccacaattaagaaacagcaaaagaaaagaaatctgcattttaaaatctttccttGATAGATCAATGTAACTTgtgacatgtatttttaaaaaccctaaCCCAAACATTtgtatcacagaaaaagcaagagaattccagaaaaacatctacttctacttctgctcagtcgtgtccgactctttgtgaccccatggaccacacagtccgtggaattctccaggccggaatactggaggaggttgccatgcccttctccaggggatcttcccaacccagggatcaaacccaggtctcacaaactgcaggtggattctttaccagctgagccacaagggaagccagtagagtctgcccacaatacagaagacctgagtttgattcctaggtccagaagatcccctggagaaggaaatggcaacccactgcagtattcttgcctggaaaatcccatggatggagcctggcgggccatagtccatagggttgcaaagagtcagacacaactaagcaactacactttctttctgcttcactgactacattaaagccttttgactaagtggatcacaacaagttgtggaaaattctcaaagagatagtaataccagaccaccttacctgcctcctgtggaatctgtatgcaagtcaaaaagcaagttagaactggacatggaacaacagactgcttccaaattgggaaaggagtatgtcaagactgtatattgtcaccctgcttatttaacttatatgcagagtacatcatgcgaaatgtcaggctgaagcacaagctggaatcaagattcctgggacaaatatcaaaaacttcagatatgcagatgacaccaccctcatgacagaaagtgaagaaggactaaagagcctcttgatgaaagtgaaagaggagtgaaaaagttggcttaaacctccacattcagaaaacaaagatcacagcatccagtcccatcacttcatggcaaatagatggggaaacaatggaaacagtgagactttattttcttgggctccaaaatcactacagatggtgactgcagccatgaaattaaaagacacttgctccttggaagaaaagctatgaccaacctagatagcttattaaaaagcagagacatcactttgcgaACAGAGGTCCatttggtcaaggctatggtttttccagtagtcatgtatgtatgtgagatgtgagaattgaaccataaagaaggctgagcatcgaagaattgatgcttttgaactgtggtgttggagaagactcttgagagtcccttggactgcaagatcaaactggtccatcctaaaggaaatcagtcctgaatattcattagaaggactgatgctgaagctgaagctccgatactctggccacttgatgcaaagaactgactcactggaaaagaccctgatgctgggaaaggttgaaggcgggaggaaaaggggacaaaggatgagatggttggatggcatcactgactcaatggacatgagtttgagcaagctcccagagttggtgatggacagggaagcctggcatgctgtagtccatggggtcacaaagagtcagacaggactgagcgactgaacaaaaccaAATAGtggcaaaacaaagaaacatgtAAGTCAATAAATCATGAACAAAGTGGATTTACTAAAGAAACGCAAAGCTGGCATacactgaaagaaaaatcaatgtGAAACATAGTATTAACTGATCTCAAGGGGGAAAAATCCTATACCCCAGTAGACAGAAAGGATCAATAAGGACATACGTCCATTGtggacaaaataaaacagaaataaaagacaaactcTTACCTCATGGTTGGAAAAGGAACCTTCCTTTTCCTGCTAATTATCTTACAAGTCCAGCAAGAAAAAGAATGTTCCAAGAATTAGAACAAGtcaagttggactgtgaagaaagctgagcgccaaagaattgatgcttttgaactgtggtgttggagaagactcctgcgagtcccttggactgcaaggagatccaaccagtccattctaaagcagatcagtcctgggtgttctctggagggactgatgctgaagctgaaactccaatactttggccacctcatgcaaagagctgactcagtggaaaagactctgatgctgggagggattgggggcaggagaaggggacgacagaggatgagatggctggatgatgcCTAACCCtaacactgactcgatggacttgagtctgagtgaactccgggagttggtgatggacagggaggcctggtgtgctgcgattcatggggtcacagagtcggacacaactgagtgactgaactgaactgaaccgaaccaaaGATGATATGGCTGTGAATGCAGAGGATTCAGTAGTACCCAGAGTCTTACCAGAATAAAGCTTTGGCAAGGATGCTTACACAATATACAAAAACCACTATgtgcaaaaaacagaaaaatgtagtTAAAACACAACTTAAGTTTCAAAAGTAAGAAACCTAGAAACAAGCCCCTTCAGTAGCCAGCTTTGCGGGCCCCGCTGCTGTTAACCCTCTCACGGACGCTCCTCTCCTTCCAGGGCCTGCCAAGGACAGAGGCCTCCTGGATCCTGGCTTCAGGACCACTGCTGGGTTGCCATGGCCACCCAGTAAGTGTAAGGTCAGTCACAGCCCCAGGTCTTGGGAGGCCCGTACCCCAGGAGGGCGCTGGGCCTGAGCTCTGTACTCAGGAGCTGTTCCTCTTCGCCCTACCTAGACTACGCAACTGAGTTTTTCTTTGGTGGTCTCCTGTGAAAGGCAGGCCTCTGAAGTTCACCAGTCGCGTGCCCCTGAGCCCCAGGCCTTCAGCACGTGAGCCTGCTCCATCTCGGGACCACCAGACAGGAATGGAGAAAGGCACAGAAGGGCAGCTCTGCCATCACTTCCTCTCTGGAGGCCTCAGGCCCAACCGCTTCAGCTTTCCCAAGGCACTAACAGGCACGCCATGCCCTCCTGGGCCCCTTTCCCACGTGGAGAACAAGCCGTGTACGGTGGGCGGTGCACTAAGTCCACAGTGCTCAGAGCTGAGCTGGCCCTGGCAAGACGGGCCAGACAGCCCGCAGTCAACCTCACTTCTTAGGGGCTGAAGCTAAAATTCTGCTTGATTAGGGATTTCCAGGGCCTGGACTCGCAGCTCCGCCCAAGAGTAACCCTCTTACCTGCTGGCTTCTAAGCTGGTACATGACCAAGCCACCTTCCCACACATGCGTGCCCCAAGACACACAAAGCTGGAGGCAGACAGGAATCACGTACCTTGGGCAAGGGTGCAGGGTGAGAGGTGAAATGGATCCCGATGAGTAAATGAACACACGAAAAAGTACCTGGTTCAAGTTAATGATTTATTTTCACCTGTAACACTAGCAGAGAAGTCAAAAACAGACTGACGAACATGGATAAAGTTTATAAACGGAACAAAGAAAGATCTGAACTATGTACACTGAGGGAGGGAAAGGGGTTTTTCCATATCAACTTTTCCTATTTTGCAATTTCTGAATAGGAGAAACTAAACATTTTCCCCCAGTTTAGTATGAAGGAACACAACTTTTATGATCAACCATCTGTCCTTAAGCATAAAGCATAAGAGATTTTGGCTGTATGGTTGTCCTGGCTCCTGAAGTCTGGGTATTGTTAGaacattaggggaaaaaaaaaaaaaaaaaaaaaaaaggagtgctCCATGAAGCCCAGAAGGAACTTCATGGGGACACTGTGTCTACTCAAAGGGCAGACAGTGCCCGTCACGGTGACGAGAACTGATGTCTTGCCTTCCTCGACTGTAAGGAGAAAATAGTACTTTTATCAAACCAACTGGAAGTGAGCCAAACAGTTATCAAGTCAGAATGAAGCATGAATTTTCCTTTCACAGAGAAGGGACACTCCTTCGGCCCTGTTTAAAGTGAATTCTGTGCTGAGTCCCTGCTCCTCCAGAAGGAAAAACTGAAGGTCAGTTATTGCTAGCAACGCCAGAGGAGGCCCCCTTCCACCTTGAAGCTGTTTCACACGGAAGGCTGTGGGTTTGGCTTGAAGCCCTCTGAGGAAGGAGGGTGTGGAGGTGGAGGAGGCAGGCTCTACAGGTCTTCTCTCCCAGGAGCCACCCCTGGGCCACCATGCCACCTCCTTGAGGACGAGAGGCTCTCACACCTGGAGTTGAGCAGAAGGGTGTTATCTGGGCCCCTGGGGAGGAGGAGCCACGGTACTTCGCCACCAAAATCTAAGGAGCAATCAAAGCCCAAAGGATCAAGGCCCGAAGACCAGAAGAGCAGCTTCTGAAATGAATGTCAGTTGCAGGGGTGGTGGTACCCAGCTTGAATCTGGAGAGCCGAGCTTTGAATCGCAGGTGGCTGTGACTTGGGCAACAGGATGGACGTGGGCAGCTGATAAGGCCACAATTACTGCCACCGCCGCCCGGGTCTATGCTTGAGTAGACGTTAGGCAGTGGGAACTGAGGACCGGAGGGCCTATGGTCAACACAGGATGATTTTACCAGAAAAGAGGACACCCGCCACGCGCCCGCCCGCTGTGATGCTGCGCCAGTGGCTCGGGCGCGGGTCCAGCTCCTGAGAACAGGCGGTGGGCGGGCGGGCGGCACAGGCACTGCTCCGCGGGCGGCGCGAGGCCTCCCAGCACAGAGCGCTACATCTCCTGGGCTGCTGAAAAGGAGGCAAAGAACGCGCTTTATTGCACATTTCGTTCTTAGAAACCTAGGGATTGCCCTGCCGAGGCCTTGGTGATCTGCAGGAACCTCTGACATCGATGTAGGCGGAATCACGGGTGGCCTCTGAATCACAGGGGATGGAAAACAAAGTCCAGTGGTTGGTCTTTACGGGGCCACGCTTGCATCTGTGATCCTCAGACTGGATGGACCGTGTGTGGCTTGTCACTGCGGTGGGCAGACACCTGGGACGAGGTAGCATGCCCAGGAGAGCTGGGCGGACCTGCGTGCTCTCTGACCGGGGCTGGTGCTCCAGGACACCGCCAGGAGGAAGGTGGGGCAAACTCTCCAAATAGGGAAAACTTCTTGGCAAACGTGCAGCTTCTGAAAGAGGCTAGAACCATGACTCTTATCTCCAATGTGCCTGACTCCCTCTCTCCTACCCTGGAACCAGACTACCCAGGAGATGTTGACCAGCTGGGGAGGGACCTGGCTCCAGCTCCACGGCATCCAACTAGAGGCAACAAGAGGATCTAAGATGGGGTTGGAAACAAGAGAGCAGTTTACATAGTGGACGTTGATTCTGAAATAGTCTTTTTGAGCTCAAGACACTGGAGGCAGATGAGCCGCGTAAGGCTGCAGAGAGCCCAGCCAGGCTCTGTGCGGCCCCTCGTCTCTCCCGAGCGACACTCAGCACTTCATATGTAAATGGGGTGGTAGCGTTTGTGGCTCATCTTTTTCCTGCAAGTCGGGCAAGTGTTAGCATTCTTCAGGGAATCACGGAGGCACTGGCTACAGAAGATGTGGCCACATTCTGTAGAAACAATGAGACGCCCGTTCTGCACAATCTGGAAAACAAACGGCCTTCATGTCACATCCTGTACTGGAGCAGCCGGAGCCCCAGCGTCCACTCCTGCCTATTCCTAAGATGACGAATAAGCAGGGAGGGGCCGGGGGCTGCagcagggaagcagggagggggtCTGCAGTACTGAGGATGCTCCTCTGAGGCTCAGGCGTATGGGCGGCGTCTCTGAAGCTGAGGAACAGGCGAGAGCCAATCTCGGGCAGCGAGAGCCCAAGTTGAAGTCCTGGGGCTCAAGGAACCCCAGGCACTCAGTGGGGCAGAGCCAGAGGGCCCAGGGCCACGGAAAACACTAGCAGCTTCTGCTGAGGCCGGGCGGGGAACACACAGGACTAGCTCTTGCACAGGGCAGCGCAGGGAATGAAGGAGCCAGAGTTCAAGACTGTGCAGCCCAGAGAGATGGCACACCCTCCCTTCACAGATGTGCACCAAGCCACGTGCCAGCCCCGGCATGACTGCAAGACAGGTGTCAGAGCCCACTCGCGGGAAGTGCTCATCTCACTCCCTGCCTGGAGCAGCCAGAGACCAGGAACAGGGGAGACGCAGCTGAGCCTGCTTACCTCCGAGTACCCGTCCATGCAGATGGGGCAGCTGACGGTGCCCGAGGGCCTAGAAGCACAGAACTCATGTGAGGAAAGCAAGCTGGATGGTCAGCTCCTAACGTTACGTGGCTCCATCTAAGCTGCCCATGCCCCTTCCTCACAACAGCCTCCTGCGGCCCTGCCACAGCCCAGGCACTTGGGAGGCTGGCAGTCCCATGGTGCAGGGGTCCTCAGAGaaagggggcagagagggcaagaGAAAGTGCAGACAACGGGAGTCCCCCTTACAGTCTCCCTGTCTGGGGCAGGGGCTGGCCGAACACCCCCTTCCTCCAAGCATTCCTGCTGCAGGCGGCGGGGCTGCTGGGGCTCCCCCCCAGCTCCTCACACACGACCTGGCGGTGCCTGGTGCACCTGGTCAGGTCACAGGGGGAACAGCGGAGCCCAGCCTGAGATCCGCCTGCTACCCAGGTGCTTCAGTAAGCCCTTCCTGAGCCCAGGGGTTGAAGCATTTGCTGAGGGGCCAGTATTTCTAACACCCTGCCTCTGCCCAACCTCTTCACTGGAAACTGGAGGAAGAAGGGATCCTTATTCTGGGGACAAGCGCCCATGTGTGCAGAGGCTTCCTGGCAGATGGCCTGCCCCCAGCACGGCCCCTGGTACCTGAAGCCCGTGGCTGCGCTCCTGGGGGAGTGGGTGGTCACGTACACGTCCTTGTCCCGGGCCAGCTCCTCCTCATCACTGCTCACCACACAGCTATCCGCATGGTCCTGGCGCAGCCGCCGGCCGTTCCTCCTCGGCCGCCTCCTCTCTAAGGTGCGAGTCCTCGTTCAGGGAAGGGCCTCTCAGCCCCATCCCTTTCGGGACCAGCTGCCTTCCCAGCCGTCTTCCCAGGAGGAGCCCCCAACCCTGCTGCGAGCAGGCCAGGGGTGAGTCCCCGCAGCAGGCAGAGCTGCCTCAGGGGGTGTTCCTGCCCACAGAGCAGGCGGGCCTGCAGCGCTGCCCTCGCCCAAACCCAAGGAAGGAGGGAGACCACTCACCTTCAACAATCTtggaaacaggagaaaaacagaagagaaagacaCAGTTAACTTTACATATGATATTCTGTACTCTTTAAAACTCTTCAACAATCAGGCTGACGCATTTGGGTCCCACGCGGGATCCTCAGGGGAGCAGCCAGGCCTCAAGTGGCCGAGCCTGGCGCCCGGTACTGAGGAGTCCCGGGAGCTGGCACGTCACTCACCCTCTCGGAGCTGCCCATGGCCTCTTCTGAAACAGAGGCTCCAGTGCCCACAGCGCCACACCGCTGTGAGGACCAGGCGAGACTACATGATGCCAAGGGCACCAGGGGTCCACAGCCCACCACCCACCCCGCCTATCCTCACACCCCACAGGCTACTGCCAGAGATGGGGCTTTACTGGGAGAAGGCTTTGCAGGGTTCATGCTTTACCAACCGGAGAAAGTCAGGCAGGGACCCTGAGAACAGCTATATGCCACGCACTGAGACCAACCCAGCCCTGTGCTGGAGGCGGGCAGAGACCAGCAGGGAGGACCTACCAGCCCAGGGCCAGGCTTCAGGCCCAGCGGCCTCGCCACGCTTCGCACACACTGCAGTTCTTACACGCTGAAGTCCCCGGCAGCCCTGCTGTTCCCATTgttcccaacagcatttgctcacttcgtgTCTCTGTCACCATCtagtaattctcacaatatttcaaactttttcattgttGTCATATTCATTATGGCTCTATCTGATCAGTGATTTCTGATGCAACTACCCTAATTGTTTTGGGGCACCACTAACCTCACCAATATAAGATGATGAGCTTAAGTGATAAATACGTGTTCTGACTGTTCCACAGACCAACTGTTCCATGAATCCCTCCctcttcttgagcctccctacACCCTAGACACAACAAGACTGAAATTAGGCCAATCAGTCACCTTACAGCGGCCTTGCAGTGTCCAAGCGAAAGGAAGAGCTGCATATCTCACTTTACATCCCAACCTAGAAATGAcaaagcttagtgaggaaggcacTTCAAAGGTTAGGACAGGCCAAAAGCTAGGCCTCCTGCACCAATTAGCTAgcttgtgaatgcaaaggaaaagttcctCAGGGAAACTAGACGTGCTCCTCCAGTGAACGCACAATGATAAGAAAGTCAACAGGCTCACTGCTGCTGTGGAGAAAGTCGGAGTGGCCTGGAcggaagatccaaccagccacAGCACTTCCATAAATCAAAGCCCAAGCCAGAGCAAGGCCCCAACTCTCTTCAATTCTGGGAGAACTTAGAGGGGCGAGGAAGCTGCACAAAGTGTGAAGCTGGTGGGGGCTGGTTCCCAAGGTCAAAGGAAAGATGCCATCTCTGGCACATCAGGGTGCAAAGGCAAAGCCccaagtgctgatgtagaagctgcaaaAAGTTACCCAAAAGAGCCAGCCAAGATCACTAATGTGGGTGGCTACACCAAACAACAGGTTTTCAGTGTAGACAAAGCCTCCATTAGAAGGAGACGCCATCCAGGACCTTCGTAGCTAcagagaagtcaatgcctggcttcaaagctcaGACTGACTCCCTCGTTAGAGGCTTAAATAGCTGGTTGAAGTCAATGCTCGCTCACCATTCCAAAAACTCTGCACCCCTAAGAGTAATGCTAAATCAACCCCCTCTGCCTGTGCTCCGTAGATGGAACAAAGCCTGAGTGACAGCGCATCTGCTTATCACACCGTTTACTGAGTACCTTAGACTGCTGACTCATGCTGCTCAGAAAAGATTCCGTTCAGAACATCCCCTCTCTCTGACAATGTACCTGatcacccaagagctctgatggagatggaCAACGAGACGAATGCTGTCTTCTTGCCGAGTAACACAACATCCTGCAGCCCTGGATCAAGGAGGCGTTTCAACTTCCAAGTCTtgtaatttaagaaatatatttctaagCCTACAGCTGCCATAAATAGTACTTTCTCTGATGGATCTGAGCAA comes from Bubalus kerabau isolate K-KA32 ecotype Philippines breed swamp buffalo chromosome 7, PCC_UOA_SB_1v2, whole genome shotgun sequence and encodes:
- the RNF4 gene encoding E3 ubiquitin-protein ligase RNF4; translated protein: MSTRKRRGGTVNSRQAQKRTRETTSPPEMALEAEPIELVESAGDEIVDLTCESLEPVVVDLTHNDSVVIVEERRRPRRNGRRLRQDHADSCVVSSDEEELARDKDVYVTTHSPRSAATGFRPSGTVSCPICMDGYSEIVQNGRLIVSTECGHIFCSQCLRDSLKNANTCPTCRKKMSHKRYHPIYI